One genomic region from Bubalus bubalis isolate 160015118507 breed Murrah chromosome 12, NDDB_SH_1, whole genome shotgun sequence encodes:
- the CEBPZOS gene encoding protein CEBPZOS isoform X1 produces the protein MRSPWSPRLRMSRSMDPLAKKIFKGVLVAELMGIFGAYFLFNKMNTSQDFRHTMSKKFPFILEVYYKSIEHSGMYGIREQDQEKWLSNKN, from the exons ATGCGCAGCCCCTGGAGTCCGCGCCTCAG GATGTCCCGTTCTATGGATCCACTGGCAAAGAAGATCTTTAAAGGAGTGTTAGTAGCTGAACTTATGGGCATTTTTGGAGcatattttttgtttaataagATGAACACAAGCCAAG attTCAGGCATACAATGAGCAAAAAATTCCCTTTCATCTTAGaag tgtATTACAAATCCATTGAACACTCTGGAATGTATGGAATCAGAGAGCAAGATCAAGAAAAATGGCTGAGCAATAAAAATTAG
- the CEBPZOS gene encoding protein CEBPZOS isoform X2: MSRSMDPLAKKIFKGVLVAELMGIFGAYFLFNKMNTSQDFRHTMSKKFPFILEVYYKSIEHSGMYGIREQDQEKWLSNKN, from the exons ATGTCCCGTTCTATGGATCCACTGGCAAAGAAGATCTTTAAAGGAGTGTTAGTAGCTGAACTTATGGGCATTTTTGGAGcatattttttgtttaataagATGAACACAAGCCAAG attTCAGGCATACAATGAGCAAAAAATTCCCTTTCATCTTAGaag tgtATTACAAATCCATTGAACACTCTGGAATGTATGGAATCAGAGAGCAAGATCAAGAAAAATGGCTGAGCAATAAAAATTAG